gatgagttCAAAGGGTTGGAGACACAGCAGAAAACATTCACGCCTGTGATAAAACAAGCAGGGAAATGTGTCACCTCAGAAAGTAGCAACTGTGAGCCCTGCTGTTGTCTGTATACTTTCTTATCGTAAGTGGCTTATGTTTCCCCTCTCGCCAGAAGGTGTGTTGTGTGCCGACCCATGAACTGGAGCGGCTGCACATGGTTGCAAATaaaagtacatagcaggggcaccatTATAAGATCATCTCCGCGCAGGAACTTTTTTTTGTAAACATTCACTTATGGAActtattattctaagatctattcattaaaatgtactttgttcgtgggacatCCCATTTAACACTCTAAACTATCAAATTGTAAAACGACTTCATTTCTATTAATACTTACACTACACACAAACGGCTATTCGTTAGAGTCAAATGAACGGAGGCCCCCCAGAAGCAAAGACATTTCAACATTGTCTCTTGATTAATTCTGATATCTTTTAGATTGCACAAATCAACAATTCACGAGTCAAATTCTTCAAAAGTGTCAGCATTTtttacaccagaaatgttactctagtctcagactggagtaacatttctgtcgAAGCGCATGAAGGCGCACACCACTGATAAGATGCTCCTAAGTCATTAAGGGGCGATGGTCTCTAAATGAATTTGGCGCATTTTATTCCTGCACGCTCCTCATTATGACTGGCATACAAACCGGGGTTGTCCTCTACTTTTATATCTAAGATTTATATCTGATACCAGTGGAGGCCCAACATCCGGCACCACCACCGATCAGCTCTTACCACTTCCAGCAATGTCTGGATGTAAACTGTGTTCGGCGTGGAGCTCCCCGACTCTGTACACTGTTTAGTGGTCTCTGCCGGGTACTGCGCCTCGGCTCCCATGGTCAATAGTAGCTGATCTGTAGTACCTGACAGCAGCCACTAAACAGTGGCCATAGCTGTTTACATCCAGCCAAGGGGAGTTTTGACAGCTGACCGGTGGGGGCTCTGGGTGTTGGACCTCCACCgatgtgatattgatgacctatcaacgTCATTAATTAAAAGTAGTGGATGAACCCTGTAAGGCGCAGTTAAGTAGAAGAAAGTGCCCCTGCTAcgtgtattgggatatcaggtaggTACTATAATGTTATGTACTCGCCCTAGTAACAGATGCTCTATAAACCTAGTAACAGACATTTTATTTATCAGTCCAAAATCAACTATTCACTCCAGAAAGTGCAAGCAGATATGAAACTAGTTCGTACGAAGGTCACATTGCTGTTTCACGGATTTCCAAACATTGACTTTAATGTGTTACGTATAAACCCAGCTTCCTGGCAGCTTCTGAAATGCGGGGATTCTTCTTCTGAGGGAACGGATAGTAGACCAGTTTCTCTGTAGGAGAGCTCGGCCTGGAGGTCGGCAGTGAGCACTGACTCCATGATGCAGGAATCGGGTTCTTTAGGGAAGATTTCCTGCGGACACAGCTAACCGAGTGCTGGTCTCCATTCAGTTCTTTCGTTGCCAGTGTCTTGGCACTGGGCGCTGGGACATTTATCGGCTCACGTTCTGAGCACAGGAGTCGATCAAACAGTACAGTTTTGTCTGGTGTGCTTGTCTCGAGAGCCGGCCGACTACTCAGCTGCACCATTCGATGAATATTCAGATGTGCGTGCCAAGTGCCATTTTTGTCCTTCAGATAGTTCTTGTCGGACAACTCTAGAGTGACCTTTTTAACAGGGATCTGGTCCTTAAAGGCCTTATGTTTTCTGACTCTCTCGTTGACTTGGACAGTGTTCACATCTGGTTCTCGTAAAATCAGTTCATTGTCACCTGCAAAAGAATTGtgaattaaaaataattattttgtaattggattttttttatttttcaagattTTTACTGTAAAGGTTAACCAGCAAGGAACCAAACATTGGGAAATTATACCAAAATATTAGTGGTTATCCTGTCTTCCTGCTCCCTAAGTCTTAAAGGTAACCAGTCAGCACAtttttacatatggaagtagtGGTATGGCTGTATAGGCACTTCTCCTTAAGGAAACATAATACCCTTTTTGTACAGATCCTATATGCCTGTCTTGAGGAATCAGGTGTAGAAACtaatgcaaatcaggctggaagtgctcTGGGGTGTGTCGTTGCACTTGGAGTACTTCTTTCAAGTGCGTTGAC
This is a stretch of genomic DNA from Ranitomeya variabilis isolate aRanVar5 chromosome 6, aRanVar5.hap1, whole genome shotgun sequence. It encodes these proteins:
- the C6H9orf152 gene encoding uncharacterized protein C9orf152 homolog; translated protein: MGEGEMAVCCGCWEQLSLWEQMLKAYKYMSQILLVTHADKEPADGTRKLSKMDIHRLEEQYNGIKEKQKLRTHIIVFKPGDNELILREPDVNTVQVNERVRKHKAFKDQIPVKKVTLELSDKNYLKDKNGTWHAHLNIHRMVQLSSRPALETSTPDKTVLFDRLLCSEREPINVPAPSAKTLATKELNGDQHSVSCVRRKSSLKNPIPASWSQCSLPTSRPSSPTEKLVYYPFPQKKNPRISEAARKLGLYVTH